From one Catellatospora sp. IY07-71 genomic stretch:
- a CDS encoding cyanophycinase codes for MTQRRTLLTGALGAAALTALTPAAPASARGGRRGPLVLVGGSLSDGNTEIYGEIVRRAGGARARIGVLTAASIPPSQDPDAGSPDAVNSVTNGRYYADLLRAHGAGEAVWIPVDLDRIAAADDPAVAALAASCTGFFFGGGDQFRYLTTMVRGQAHADSLLLAAIRRRHAAGAVVAGSSAGAQIQQGPDMVTGGESYNALRDGSHPGYFDDPDTSGYWPAGGFGLLTSGLIDTHFSAYGRLGRAVELAVTTGNRRVYGLDANTALLVTDPGGREELGRVLGTGGVNVLDLRDGVRWSHLSAGFTYRPRSWQADAPSGLRPLGHAAADEVTGSEDVFGDDVAIGLALRLAASRTRSVTSHTRQSDPRFAVTFTKTPRFSAYTGDGRTAAAFTDLAVHIRQA; via the coding sequence ATGACCCAACGCCGCACCCTGCTGACCGGCGCCCTCGGCGCCGCCGCCCTCACCGCTCTCACACCGGCCGCGCCCGCCTCCGCCCGCGGCGGCCGGCGCGGCCCGCTCGTCCTCGTCGGCGGTTCACTGTCCGACGGCAACACCGAGATCTACGGCGAGATCGTCCGCCGCGCGGGAGGCGCCCGCGCCCGCATCGGCGTGCTCACCGCCGCGTCGATCCCGCCCAGCCAGGACCCCGACGCGGGCTCCCCCGACGCCGTCAACAGCGTCACCAACGGCCGCTACTACGCCGACCTGCTGCGCGCCCACGGCGCGGGCGAAGCCGTCTGGATCCCGGTCGACCTGGACCGCATCGCCGCCGCCGACGACCCCGCCGTAGCCGCGCTCGCCGCGAGCTGCACCGGGTTCTTCTTCGGCGGCGGCGACCAGTTCCGCTACCTCACCACCATGGTCAGGGGTCAGGCGCACGCCGACAGCCTGCTGCTGGCCGCCATCCGCCGACGGCATGCCGCCGGCGCGGTCGTCGCCGGCTCCAGTGCCGGAGCCCAGATCCAGCAGGGGCCCGACATGGTCACCGGCGGCGAGAGCTACAACGCGCTGCGCGACGGCTCGCACCCCGGCTACTTCGACGACCCCGACACCAGCGGCTACTGGCCGGCGGGCGGGTTCGGCCTGCTCACCTCCGGGCTGATAGACACGCACTTCTCCGCGTACGGCAGGCTCGGCCGTGCCGTCGAGCTGGCCGTCACGACCGGCAACCGCCGCGTGTACGGGCTCGACGCGAACACCGCGCTGCTGGTCACGGACCCCGGCGGCCGCGAGGAGCTGGGCCGGGTGCTCGGCACCGGCGGCGTCAACGTCCTCGATCTGCGTGACGGTGTGCGCTGGAGTCACCTCAGCGCCGGCTTCACCTACCGGCCCCGCAGCTGGCAGGCCGACGCGCCGTCCGGGCTGCGCCCGCTGGGGCACGCCGCGGCGGACGAGGTGACCGGCAGTGAGGACGTGTTCGGCGACGACGTCGCCATCGGACTCGCCCTGCGGCTGGCGGCCTCCCGCACGCGCAGCGTCACCAGCCACACCCGGCAGAGCGACCCGCGCTTCGCGGTCACCTTCACCAAGACGCCGCGGTTCAGCGCATACACCGGCGACGGCCGCACCGCGGCCGCGTTCACGGACCTGGCCGTCCACATCCGGCAGGCCTGA
- a CDS encoding MurR/RpiR family transcriptional regulator produces MTVAEHGVAGMIHARLGECSPAERRVARVLLAAYPTAALETVAVLAERAGVSGPTVLRFVNRLGFRGYPEFQKALRDELAERDTSPLAAYTAEPPTAPGGALDRARRVLPQAVEATLAELPESEVQAAVRLLADPQLRVTGHGGRFSGLLAHYLVMHLVQIRGNSRLLPAGQVERAGLLADLGRKDLLVLFDYRRYEQPTLALAQAAKEQEAKIILCTDRWLSPIASLADVVLPSRVDSPSAYDSFVPTVAVLETLIDGVIARMGAAAGERLAAIEGAAQRYRLL; encoded by the coding sequence ATGACCGTAGCCGAACACGGCGTAGCCGGCATGATCCACGCCCGGCTGGGCGAGTGCAGTCCCGCCGAGCGGCGGGTGGCCCGGGTGCTGCTGGCCGCCTATCCCACGGCCGCACTGGAGACGGTGGCGGTGCTGGCCGAGCGCGCCGGTGTCAGCGGGCCGACGGTGCTGCGCTTCGTCAACCGGCTGGGCTTCCGCGGCTACCCGGAGTTCCAGAAGGCGCTGCGGGACGAGCTCGCCGAGCGGGACACCTCGCCGCTGGCGGCGTACACCGCCGAGCCGCCCACCGCGCCCGGCGGGGCGCTGGACCGGGCCCGCCGCGTGCTGCCGCAGGCAGTGGAGGCGACGCTGGCCGAACTGCCCGAAAGCGAGGTGCAGGCGGCCGTGCGGCTGCTGGCCGACCCGCAGCTGCGGGTGACCGGGCACGGCGGGCGCTTCTCCGGCCTGCTCGCGCACTATCTGGTCATGCACCTGGTGCAGATCCGGGGCAACAGCCGCCTGCTGCCTGCCGGGCAGGTGGAGCGCGCCGGCCTGCTGGCCGACCTGGGCCGCAAGGACCTGCTGGTGCTGTTCGACTACCGCCGTTACGAGCAGCCCACCCTGGCGCTGGCGCAGGCGGCCAAGGAGCAGGAGGCGAAGATCATCCTGTGTACGGACCGGTGGCTGTCGCCGATCGCGTCGCTGGCCGACGTGGTGCTGCCCAGCCGGGTCGACTCGCCGTCGGCCTACGACAGCTTCGTGCCGACCGTGGCGGTGCTGGAGACCCTGATCGACGGTGTGATCGCGCGGATGGGCGCGGCGGCGGGGGAGCGGCTCGCGGCGATCGAGGGGGCCGCGCAGCGGTACCGGCTCCTCTAG
- a CDS encoding ABC transporter substrate-binding protein, with product MRLHRFALPAVALAATFLTACGSTDTPAPANSGAAATVTFAVPGVGDVTTDAKVAAKLPADFRDKGVITIATNAPYEPFIDFKTEGNTSEFKGLDYDVLSAAAARLGLKTQWSQQPFDGLVPGLQAGKFDAIAGGITDKKERQQVATFVDYSASGTGFLVAKGNPLAINDVTNLCGRTVAVQKASNQAKHLAEYSKSSCAGKAITVKEYPENPQAVQALLAGTVDAVAATKVNLVDTEQQLKDKVQLAADSANPNGWLASPNAFGFLKSRADLAQAFQAAVQSLIDDGTYAKILDQYGQKEIGLATATIDRAID from the coding sequence ATGCGCCTGCACCGTTTCGCCCTGCCCGCCGTCGCGCTGGCCGCCACGTTCCTGACCGCCTGCGGCTCGACCGACACCCCCGCCCCGGCCAACAGCGGCGCGGCGGCCACCGTCACCTTCGCCGTGCCCGGCGTCGGCGACGTCACCACCGACGCGAAGGTGGCCGCCAAGCTGCCCGCCGACTTCCGCGACAAGGGCGTCATCACCATCGCCACCAACGCCCCCTACGAGCCGTTCATCGACTTCAAGACCGAGGGCAACACCAGCGAGTTCAAGGGCCTGGACTACGACGTGCTCAGCGCCGCCGCGGCCCGGCTCGGCCTGAAGACCCAGTGGAGCCAGCAGCCCTTCGACGGCCTCGTGCCCGGCCTGCAGGCCGGCAAGTTCGACGCCATCGCCGGCGGCATCACCGACAAGAAGGAGCGCCAGCAGGTCGCCACCTTCGTCGACTACAGCGCCTCCGGCACCGGCTTCCTGGTCGCCAAGGGCAACCCGCTCGCGATCAACGACGTGACGAATCTGTGCGGGCGCACCGTCGCCGTGCAGAAGGCCAGCAACCAGGCCAAGCACCTGGCCGAGTACAGCAAGAGCAGCTGCGCCGGCAAGGCCATCACCGTCAAGGAGTACCCGGAGAACCCGCAGGCCGTGCAGGCGCTGCTGGCCGGCACCGTCGACGCCGTCGCCGCCACCAAGGTCAACCTCGTCGACACCGAGCAGCAGCTCAAGGACAAGGTGCAGCTGGCCGCCGACTCGGCCAACCCGAACGGCTGGCTGGCCAGCCCGAACGCCTTCGGGTTCCTCAAGTCCCGCGCCGACCTCGCCCAGGCGTTCCAGGCCGCGGTGCAGTCGCTGATCGACGACGGCACCTACGCCAAGATCCTCGACCAGTACGGGCAGAAGGAGATCGGCCTGGCCACCGCGACCATCGACCGGGCCATCGACTGA